In Sulfitobacter sp. OXR-159, one DNA window encodes the following:
- a CDS encoding aspartate aminotransferase family protein, whose protein sequence is MTMINAYDSAQADALSPDDRALIDRRAKALGPAYRLFYDQPLHITRSEGVWLWDKDGRKYLDAYNNVASVGHCHPRVVEAITQQLGVLNTHTRYLHENVVTYAERLLATMPGALGHVMFTCTGSEANDIALRIARSYTRREGVIVTRLAYHGLTEAVAELSPSLGDFIPRSPRIRLIDAPDTLRIPAAEQGAKLAADLAQAIAEMRADGIEPAAFIVDTIFSSDGLHPDLAGFLQPAVDLIRAEGGLFIADEVQPGFARTGDAFWGFQRHGLVPDMVTMGKPMGNGFPLSGTAMRPELVQEFGEKARYFNTFGGNPVAAAAGMAVLDVIADEGLQNNAATVGGALKNGLQDIAARYPEIGHVRGAGLFLAVECVTSRATNAPDAARAKFVVNHMRQNGVLISATGPGANVLKIRPPLVLQQPEAALFLDVAEAAFAAARAAGI, encoded by the coding sequence ATGACCATGATCAACGCCTATGACAGCGCCCAAGCCGACGCCCTCAGCCCGGACGACCGCGCCCTGATCGACCGCCGCGCCAAGGCGCTCGGCCCCGCCTACCGGCTGTTCTACGACCAGCCGCTGCATATCACGCGCAGTGAGGGTGTCTGGCTCTGGGATAAGGACGGACGCAAATACCTCGACGCCTATAACAACGTCGCCTCGGTCGGCCATTGCCACCCCCGCGTGGTCGAGGCGATCACCCAGCAGTTGGGCGTGTTGAACACCCACACCCGCTATCTGCATGAAAACGTGGTGACTTACGCGGAACGGCTGCTGGCCACCATGCCCGGCGCACTCGGTCATGTCATGTTCACCTGCACCGGGTCCGAGGCGAATGACATCGCCCTGCGCATCGCCCGTAGCTATACCCGGCGCGAGGGCGTCATCGTCACCCGCCTTGCCTATCACGGGCTGACCGAAGCGGTGGCGGAACTGTCCCCATCCTTGGGCGATTTCATCCCGCGCAGCCCGCGCATCCGGCTGATCGACGCGCCCGACACGCTGCGCATTCCAGCCGCGGAGCAGGGCGCGAAACTCGCCGCCGATCTGGCCCAAGCGATTGCCGAGATGCGCGCCGATGGGATCGAGCCTGCGGCTTTCATCGTCGATACGATCTTTTCCAGCGACGGGCTGCACCCCGATCTGGCAGGGTTCCTGCAACCGGCGGTCGATCTGATCCGCGCCGAGGGGGGGCTCTTCATCGCTGACGAAGTGCAGCCCGGCTTTGCCCGCACCGGCGACGCCTTCTGGGGGTTCCAGCGCCACGGGCTGGTGCCTGACATGGTCACGATGGGCAAGCCGATGGGCAATGGCTTCCCCCTTTCCGGCACCGCGATGCGGCCAGAGTTGGTGCAAGAATTCGGAGAAAAAGCGCGGTATTTCAACACCTTTGGTGGCAACCCGGTGGCCGCGGCTGCGGGTATGGCGGTGCTTGACGTGATCGCGGATGAAGGGTTGCAGAACAATGCTGCCACGGTCGGCGGGGCCCTCAAGAACGGCTTGCAAGACATCGCGGCGCGTTACCCCGAGATCGGCCATGTGCGCGGCGCGGGGCTGTTTCTGGCCGTTGAATGCGTCACTTCGCGCGCAACCAATGCCCCCGACGCCGCCCGCGCCAAATTCGTGGTGAACCACATGCGCCAGAATGGCGTCTTGATCAGCGCCACCGGGCCGGGGGCCAATGTGCTGAAGATCCGCCCGCCCCTTGTGTTGCAGCAGCCCGAAGCCGCTCTGTTTCTCGACGTGGCAGAGGCCGCCTTTGCCGCGGCGCGCGCCGCGGGTATATAA
- a CDS encoding ABC transporter ATP-binding protein, whose amino-acid sequence MGNLLNIRGLRLEAGSRARPSVIIKGLDLELDRGEVLGLVGESGAGKSSAGLAAMGYVRDGVRFAGGSVEFDGTELIGMAGGHLRRLHGKRIAYVAQSAAASFNPAKTLIDQYTEAPRLHGVSGRAAAKQDAVALYRQMQLPNPEEIGFRYPHQVSGGQLQRAMTAMAMACRPDLIIFDEPTTALDVTTQIEVLGAIRDIVEQYDTAAIYITHDLAVVSQMADRICVMKDGEAIETAPTKTMLDAPQEEYTRSLWAVRSFRRPDAEAGEAPALIRCEGVSAAYGPMTVLDNLNFTFPRGQTTAVVGESGSGKSTLARVIAGLLPPASGQFFWNDAPLEPRLAKRGAETLRNIQMIYQSADTSLNPRHNIREILSRPVRKFTGRKGRVLRARVEELMDLVDLDRAFLDRKPSELSGGQKQRVGIARALAAEPEFIICDEVTSALDQLVAEGILRLLVRLQTELDLTFMFITHDLATVEAIAHKVIVLKNGQIVEQGGRDEIFGAPKQAYTKRLLTSVPQMDPEWLTEARARERSLREAE is encoded by the coding sequence ATGGGAAATCTTCTGAACATTCGCGGTCTCCGGCTTGAGGCAGGCAGCCGCGCGCGGCCCAGTGTGATTATCAAAGGGCTTGATCTGGAACTCGACCGAGGGGAGGTGCTGGGCCTTGTCGGTGAAAGCGGGGCGGGCAAAAGCTCGGCCGGGTTGGCGGCGATGGGCTATGTCCGCGACGGGGTCCGTTTCGCCGGGGGCAGCGTCGAATTCGACGGGACCGAATTGATCGGCATGGCGGGCGGGCACTTGCGCCGTCTGCACGGCAAGCGGATCGCCTATGTCGCCCAGTCCGCCGCGGCAAGCTTTAACCCCGCCAAGACGCTGATCGACCAATATACCGAAGCGCCGCGCCTGCACGGTGTCTCGGGCCGCGCGGCGGCAAAGCAGGACGCCGTGGCCCTCTACCGCCAGATGCAACTGCCCAACCCCGAAGAGATCGGCTTTCGCTATCCGCACCAAGTGTCGGGCGGCCAGTTGCAGCGGGCGATGACGGCCATGGCCATGGCCTGTCGCCCCGACCTGATCATCTTTGACGAGCCAACGACCGCCTTAGACGTCACCACCCAGATCGAAGTGCTAGGCGCCATTCGCGACATTGTAGAGCAATATGACACGGCGGCGATCTACATCACGCATGATTTGGCGGTGGTCAGCCAGATGGCCGACCGCATCTGCGTGATGAAGGATGGTGAGGCGATCGAGACCGCACCGACCAAGACCATGCTGGACGCTCCGCAGGAGGAATACACCCGCTCGCTCTGGGCCGTGCGGTCGTTTCGCCGCCCCGACGCTGAGGCGGGGGAGGCTCCGGCGCTGATCCGCTGCGAGGGGGTTTCGGCGGCCTATGGGCCGATGACCGTGCTGGATAATCTCAACTTCACCTTTCCGCGCGGCCAGACCACGGCGGTGGTGGGGGAAAGCGGGTCGGGGAAATCCACTCTCGCGCGGGTGATCGCGGGGCTGCTGCCCCCCGCCTCGGGGCAGTTTTTCTGGAACGACGCGCCGCTGGAACCGCGATTGGCCAAACGCGGGGCCGAGACGCTGCGCAATATCCAGATGATCTATCAATCGGCGGATACCTCGTTGAACCCGCGCCACAATATCCGCGAGATTTTGTCCCGCCCGGTGCGCAAGTTCACGGGCCGCAAGGGCCGGGTGCTTCGGGCGCGGGTGGAGGAACTGATGGATTTGGTCGATCTTGACCGCGCCTTCCTTGACCGCAAACCCAGCGAGCTTTCCGGCGGTCAGAAGCAGCGCGTTGGCATCGCCCGCGCGCTGGCCGCCGAGCCGGAGTTCATCATCTGCGACGAGGTGACCAGTGCGCTCGATCAACTGGTGGCCGAGGGGATCTTGCGGCTGCTGGTGCGTTTGCAGACCGAGCTGGACCTGACCTTCATGTTCATCACCCATGACTTGGCCACGGTTGAGGCGATTGCCCATAAGGTGATCGTACTGAAGAACGGCCAGATCGTCGAACAGGGCGGGCGCGATGAGATCTTCGGCGCGCCAAAGCAGGCCTATACCAAACGGTTGCTGACCTCGGTGCCGCAGATGGATCCGGAATGGCTGACCGAGGCCCGCGCGCGGGAGCGGTCCTTGCGCGAGGCGGAGTAG
- a CDS encoding phosphotransferase, with translation MTEVGITPQGGLPPFLSGVLAEESGNKTDLLAQDPPAFDAARAAEVALQRYGISGEIEPLAAEKDANFLITLTTGEKALLKITNAAEDRAVTDMQTAALMHLATADPELPVQRICASLNGKAAEVATAADGQPHVVRLMSFLGGTVLSNATPRPGLHRALGDFHARVALGLRGFFHPAGGHFLQWDIKQAGHLRPLLADVQDAELCAQLGRTLDHFDAEVAPQLPHLRAQVVHNDFNPHNILVDAPEAQHPVGLIDFGDMVHTPLACDLAVACSYQLGQGADPLQDVCEMVTGFAKRLPLEAEEIALLPSLIRLRHATTLAIGASRARRYPDNAPYILRNAAASQRGLAALDHVGDAAAIKALHRAAGTE, from the coding sequence ATGACCGAGGTCGGGATCACGCCTCAGGGCGGCTTGCCCCCCTTTCTCAGCGGTGTGCTGGCCGAAGAGAGCGGCAACAAGACCGATCTTCTAGCGCAAGATCCGCCCGCCTTTGACGCGGCACGCGCGGCAGAGGTTGCCTTGCAGCGCTATGGTATCTCGGGTGAGATCGAACCGCTTGCCGCTGAGAAAGACGCGAACTTCCTGATTACCCTCACTACGGGCGAAAAGGCGCTACTAAAGATCACCAACGCCGCCGAAGACCGCGCGGTGACCGACATGCAGACTGCCGCGCTCATGCATCTGGCCACCGCTGATCCCGAACTGCCCGTGCAACGCATCTGCGCCAGCCTCAATGGCAAGGCGGCCGAGGTTGCCACAGCGGCTGACGGTCAGCCCCATGTCGTCCGCCTGATGTCTTTCCTCGGCGGCACCGTCCTCAGCAATGCCACGCCGCGCCCCGGCCTGCACCGCGCCTTGGGCGATTTTCACGCGCGGGTCGCCCTTGGGCTGCGCGGTTTTTTCCATCCGGCGGGGGGGCATTTTCTGCAGTGGGACATCAAACAGGCAGGCCATCTGCGCCCGCTGCTGGCGGATGTGCAAGACGCCGAGCTGTGCGCCCAACTGGGGCGCACCCTCGATCACTTTGATGCAGAAGTCGCGCCCCAGCTTCCACATCTGCGGGCACAGGTCGTTCATAACGACTTCAATCCGCACAATATTCTGGTCGACGCGCCAGAGGCCCAGCACCCCGTCGGACTGATCGACTTCGGCGATATGGTGCATACGCCGCTGGCCTGCGATCTGGCGGTGGCCTGCTCCTATCAACTCGGCCAAGGCGCGGACCCGCTGCAAGATGTTTGCGAGATGGTCACGGGCTTTGCCAAACGCCTGCCGCTGGAGGCTGAGGAAATCGCGCTTTTGCCCAGTCTGATCCGGCTGCGCCATGCCACCACCTTGGCGATCGGCGCTTCCCGCGCCCGGCGCTATCCCGACAACGCCCCCTATATCCTGCGCAACGCCGCCGCCTCGCAACGCGGGTTGGCCGCACTCGACCATGTGGGCGACGCCGCCGCGATCAAAGCCCTGCACCGTGCTGCGGGAACGGAGTGA